A region of Solanum dulcamara chromosome 7, daSolDulc1.2, whole genome shotgun sequence DNA encodes the following proteins:
- the LOC129894170 gene encoding uncharacterized GPI-anchored protein At1g61900-like isoform X2 → MRGGVSESFSLDLLLVVFVLLLCLQDSSCSSLNHLQGSLIMDIKEDTLLLETSPTAAPQPLLPLFAPSPLAPFTNSTSPKLSGLCTLNFDALKSMMAVTSIDCVAPFAEYLANVMCCPQLETTLVILIGRSSKKSNMLALNGTLAKHCLSDFQQLLVSQGANDTLQQICSLDPENLTEGSCPVKDVHEFETTVDSSSLLAACGKIDLVNECCEETCGNAITEAAKKLALKAYDISRMDGSHVLSDHITRVNDCERIVHRWLASKLEPAGAKHVLRGLSNCKNNKVCPLVFPNMKNITKACGDGMNNQTTCCNTVERYVSHLQRQSFVTNLQALDCAASLGLKLQKDNVSKNVYNLCHISLKDFSVQVAPEVSGCLLPSLPSDAILDKTMGISFVCDLNDNIPSPWPSMTQLPASSCKKLRIPALPAVASGQISFKGLNIWSHLLLAASMILEFCCI, encoded by the exons GCCTCCAGGACTCCAGTTGCAGCTCACTGAATCATCTACAAGGCTCTCTAATCATGGACATAAAGGAGGATACTCTTTTGCTAGAGACGTCTCCAACTGCTGCTCCGCAACCCCTTCTTCCCCTTTTTGCACCTTCTCCATTGGCACCTTTCACAAACAGCACTTCACCTAAACTATCTG GACTCTGTACGCTGAACTTTGATGCTCTGAAAAGCATGATGGCTGTGACATCAATAGATTGTGTAGCACCATTTGCAGAGTATCTGGCTAATGTCATGTGTTGCCCTCAACTGGAAACAACTCTTGTTATTCTTATTGGGCGGTCTAGTAAAAAATCAAATATGCTTGCTTTAAATGGGACACTCGCAAAGCATTGCCTTTCAGATTTTCAGCAACTCCTGGTCAGCCAGGGTGCAAATGATACTCTGCAGCAGATATGCTCTCTTGATCCAGAAAACCTTACTGAAGGTTCTTGCCCAGTCAAAGATGTTCATGAGTTTGAGACTACTGTGGACTCATCTAGCCTACTTGCTGCCTGTGGCAAGATCGATCTTGTGAATGAATGTTGTGAGGAAACTTGTGGAAATGCTATAACGGAAGCTGCAAAAAAACTTGCACTTAAAGCATATGATATTTCAAGGATGGATGGCTCTCATGTACTGTCTGATCACATAACTAGAGTTAACGACTGTGAAAGGATTGTACACCGATGGCTGGCAAGTAAACTTGAACCTGCTGGAGCAAAACATGTTCTTAGAGGACTTTCTAATTGCAAAAACAATAAAG TGTGCCCTTTGGTTTTTCCTAACATGAAAAATATTACAAAGGCTTGTGGAGATGGGATGAATAACCAAACAACATGCTGTAATACTGTCGAGAGGTATGTGTCTCACTTACAGAGGCAGAGCTTTGTAACCAACTTGCAAGCTTTGGATTGTGCTGCTTCGCTTGGACTTAAGCTACAGAAAGACAATGTTAGCAAAAATGTCTACAATCTCTGTCACATTAGTCTCAAGGATTTTTCCGTACAAG TTGCACCAGAAG TTTCGGGGTGTCTTTTGCCAAGTTTACCATCGGATGCAATACTGGACAAAACTATGGGGATCAGCTTTGTATGCGACTTAAATGACAACATTCCGTCTCCTTGGCCATCTATGACTCAGTTACCAGCTTCATCATGCAAAAAGC TGAGAATTCCTGCACTTCCTGCTGTAGCATCGGGGCAGATCA GTTTTAAAGGATTAAATATATGGTCACACCTGCTGCTGGCTGCCTCGATGATACTGGAATTCTGctgtatatag
- the LOC129894170 gene encoding uncharacterized GPI-anchored protein At1g61900-like isoform X1: MRGGVSESFSLDLLLVVFVLLLCLQDSSCSSLNHLQGSLIMDIKEDTLLLETSPTAAPQPLLPLFAPSPLAPFTNSTSPKLSGLCTLNFDALKSMMAVTSIDCVAPFAEYLANVMCCPQLETTLVILIGRSSKKSNMLALNGTLAKHCLSDFQQLLVSQGANDTLQQICSLDPENLTEGSCPVKDVHEFETTVDSSSLLAACGKIDLVNECCEETCGNAITEAAKKLALKAYDISRMDGSHVLSDHITRVNDCERIVHRWLASKLEPAGAKHVLRGLSNCKNNKVCPLVFPNMKNITKACGDGMNNQTTCCNTVERYVSHLQRQSFVTNLQALDCAASLGLKLQKDNVSKNVYNLCHISLKDFSVQVAPEVSGCLLPSLPSDAILDKTMGISFVCDLNDNIPSPWPSMTQLPASSCKKPVRIPALPAVASGQISFKGLNIWSHLLLAASMILEFCCI, from the exons GCCTCCAGGACTCCAGTTGCAGCTCACTGAATCATCTACAAGGCTCTCTAATCATGGACATAAAGGAGGATACTCTTTTGCTAGAGACGTCTCCAACTGCTGCTCCGCAACCCCTTCTTCCCCTTTTTGCACCTTCTCCATTGGCACCTTTCACAAACAGCACTTCACCTAAACTATCTG GACTCTGTACGCTGAACTTTGATGCTCTGAAAAGCATGATGGCTGTGACATCAATAGATTGTGTAGCACCATTTGCAGAGTATCTGGCTAATGTCATGTGTTGCCCTCAACTGGAAACAACTCTTGTTATTCTTATTGGGCGGTCTAGTAAAAAATCAAATATGCTTGCTTTAAATGGGACACTCGCAAAGCATTGCCTTTCAGATTTTCAGCAACTCCTGGTCAGCCAGGGTGCAAATGATACTCTGCAGCAGATATGCTCTCTTGATCCAGAAAACCTTACTGAAGGTTCTTGCCCAGTCAAAGATGTTCATGAGTTTGAGACTACTGTGGACTCATCTAGCCTACTTGCTGCCTGTGGCAAGATCGATCTTGTGAATGAATGTTGTGAGGAAACTTGTGGAAATGCTATAACGGAAGCTGCAAAAAAACTTGCACTTAAAGCATATGATATTTCAAGGATGGATGGCTCTCATGTACTGTCTGATCACATAACTAGAGTTAACGACTGTGAAAGGATTGTACACCGATGGCTGGCAAGTAAACTTGAACCTGCTGGAGCAAAACATGTTCTTAGAGGACTTTCTAATTGCAAAAACAATAAAG TGTGCCCTTTGGTTTTTCCTAACATGAAAAATATTACAAAGGCTTGTGGAGATGGGATGAATAACCAAACAACATGCTGTAATACTGTCGAGAGGTATGTGTCTCACTTACAGAGGCAGAGCTTTGTAACCAACTTGCAAGCTTTGGATTGTGCTGCTTCGCTTGGACTTAAGCTACAGAAAGACAATGTTAGCAAAAATGTCTACAATCTCTGTCACATTAGTCTCAAGGATTTTTCCGTACAAG TTGCACCAGAAG TTTCGGGGTGTCTTTTGCCAAGTTTACCATCGGATGCAATACTGGACAAAACTATGGGGATCAGCTTTGTATGCGACTTAAATGACAACATTCCGTCTCCTTGGCCATCTATGACTCAGTTACCAGCTTCATCATGCAAAAAGC CAGTGAGAATTCCTGCACTTCCTGCTGTAGCATCGGGGCAGATCA GTTTTAAAGGATTAAATATATGGTCACACCTGCTGCTGGCTGCCTCGATGATACTGGAATTCTGctgtatatag
- the LOC129894170 gene encoding uncharacterized GPI-anchored protein At1g61900-like isoform X3 — protein sequence MRGGVSESFSLDLLLVVFVLLLCLQDSSCSSLNHLQGSLIMDIKEDTLLLETSPTAAPQPLLPLFAPSPLAPFTNSTSPKLSGLCTLNFDALKSMMAVTSIDCVAPFAEYLANVMCCPQLETTLVILIGRSSKKSNMLALNGTLAKHCLSDFQQLLVSQGANDTLQQICSLDPENLTEGSCPVKDVHEFETTVDSSSLLAACGKIDLVNECCEETCGNAITEAAKKLALKAYDISRMDGSHVLSDHITRVNDCERIVHRWLASKLEPAGAKHVLRGLSNCKNNKVCPLVFPNMKNITKACGDGMNNQTTCCNTVERYVSHLQRQSFVTNLQALDCAASLGLKLQKDNVSKNVYNLCHISLKDFSVQVAPEGNKPTYVFRGVFCQVYHRMQYWTKLWGSALYAT from the exons GCCTCCAGGACTCCAGTTGCAGCTCACTGAATCATCTACAAGGCTCTCTAATCATGGACATAAAGGAGGATACTCTTTTGCTAGAGACGTCTCCAACTGCTGCTCCGCAACCCCTTCTTCCCCTTTTTGCACCTTCTCCATTGGCACCTTTCACAAACAGCACTTCACCTAAACTATCTG GACTCTGTACGCTGAACTTTGATGCTCTGAAAAGCATGATGGCTGTGACATCAATAGATTGTGTAGCACCATTTGCAGAGTATCTGGCTAATGTCATGTGTTGCCCTCAACTGGAAACAACTCTTGTTATTCTTATTGGGCGGTCTAGTAAAAAATCAAATATGCTTGCTTTAAATGGGACACTCGCAAAGCATTGCCTTTCAGATTTTCAGCAACTCCTGGTCAGCCAGGGTGCAAATGATACTCTGCAGCAGATATGCTCTCTTGATCCAGAAAACCTTACTGAAGGTTCTTGCCCAGTCAAAGATGTTCATGAGTTTGAGACTACTGTGGACTCATCTAGCCTACTTGCTGCCTGTGGCAAGATCGATCTTGTGAATGAATGTTGTGAGGAAACTTGTGGAAATGCTATAACGGAAGCTGCAAAAAAACTTGCACTTAAAGCATATGATATTTCAAGGATGGATGGCTCTCATGTACTGTCTGATCACATAACTAGAGTTAACGACTGTGAAAGGATTGTACACCGATGGCTGGCAAGTAAACTTGAACCTGCTGGAGCAAAACATGTTCTTAGAGGACTTTCTAATTGCAAAAACAATAAAG TGTGCCCTTTGGTTTTTCCTAACATGAAAAATATTACAAAGGCTTGTGGAGATGGGATGAATAACCAAACAACATGCTGTAATACTGTCGAGAGGTATGTGTCTCACTTACAGAGGCAGAGCTTTGTAACCAACTTGCAAGCTTTGGATTGTGCTGCTTCGCTTGGACTTAAGCTACAGAAAGACAATGTTAGCAAAAATGTCTACAATCTCTGTCACATTAGTCTCAAGGATTTTTCCGTACAAG TTGCACCAGAAGGTAATAAACCTACTTACGTG TTTCGGGGTGTCTTTTGCCAAGTTTACCATCGGATGCAATACTGGACAAAACTATGGGGATCAGCTTTGTATGCGACTTAA